The following are encoded in a window of Pseudomonas sp. St316 genomic DNA:
- a CDS encoding GNAT family N-acetyltransferase: MPETATAIADIHMLDSGYSREARSLLYQAYRHEPTFSYLFESERPGYEQRVRATVRELVKQHFLQDLPAIGLLVNDRLIGIALIAPPQRRLGITESWAWRLRMVLSTGFRCTRRYLDYHAAVVACLPSDAVHVLPLLGVHPQFQGKHFGEQLLEAVHNWCAVDEHSQGVVLDTGNPRYLEFYKRQGYEEIGEVAVGPIREHVFFHANPQVLQSATA; this comes from the coding sequence ATGCCTGAAACCGCCACCGCCATCGCCGACATCCATATGCTCGACAGTGGTTATTCCCGTGAAGCCCGTTCGTTGCTGTACCAGGCCTATCGCCACGAGCCGACCTTCAGCTACCTGTTCGAATCCGAGCGCCCCGGCTATGAACAGCGGGTACGGGCCACGGTGCGTGAGCTGGTCAAGCAGCATTTTCTCCAGGATTTGCCGGCCATCGGCTTGCTGGTCAACGACCGCCTGATCGGAATCGCCCTGATCGCCCCGCCGCAGCGGCGCCTGGGCATCACCGAAAGCTGGGCCTGGCGCCTGCGTATGGTCTTGAGCACTGGTTTTCGTTGCACCCGGCGCTACCTGGATTATCACGCGGCGGTGGTGGCTTGCCTGCCGTCGGATGCGGTCCATGTATTGCCTCTACTGGGGGTGCACCCACAGTTTCAGGGCAAGCATTTTGGCGAACAGTTGCTTGAGGCGGTGCATAACTGGTGTGCGGTGGATGAGCACTCCCAAGGCGTGGTACTGGACACCGGCAACCCACGTTACCTTGAGTTTTATAAGCGCCAGGGTTACGAGGAAATCGGCGAAGTGGCGGTAGGACCGATCCGCGAGCATGTGTTCTTCCACGCCAACCCGCAGGTTCTGCAAAGCGCAACGGCATAG
- a CDS encoding efflux transporter outer membrane subunit, with amino-acid sequence MKRKTLRTRLSLVVLAMSLAGCASYSGLKTEGVSLEAQSLKAGQSLNGVTLSQAAWPKSDWWKSLGDPQLDGLIREALRDSPDMQIASARVHQASAAAYAANAARLPTLDASGGASRSRLSRDQDPQGQGGAYSTLRTLGVNFNYNFDLWGGQRAAWEAALGQARAAEIDRQAAQLTLAADVARAYSDLGQAHIIHDLAAEDLKRTRQMLDLSKRRLSAGIDSEYQFQQTESLEASADATLIDAEKRLQSAKIALAVLLGKGPDRGSEIARPNVLQSSAVALPSNLPAELLGRRPDLVAARWRVEAASKDIEAGKTNFYPNLNLSAAAGVRSLLGDAMFGSPSRFFNVAPTVSLPIFDGGRLRADLDARDADYDLAVAQYNKSLVTALGDVSDTINQLRDIARQIGAQQHATDIAQSSYDTVVQRYGSGIGNYLDVLSIEQQLLQAQRQLANLNAEQIDLSIQLMQALGGGFEAQTLAAATPAPATPNN; translated from the coding sequence GTGAAGCGTAAAACCTTGCGTACCCGATTAAGCCTGGTGGTCCTGGCCATGAGCCTGGCGGGCTGTGCCAGCTACAGCGGCCTGAAGACCGAAGGCGTCAGCCTGGAGGCCCAAAGCCTCAAGGCCGGGCAATCCCTGAACGGCGTGACGCTGTCGCAGGCAGCGTGGCCGAAAAGCGATTGGTGGAAGAGCCTCGGCGACCCGCAACTCGATGGGCTGATCCGGGAAGCCTTGCGCGATAGCCCTGACATGCAGATTGCCAGCGCCCGGGTGCATCAGGCCAGTGCCGCTGCCTATGCCGCCAACGCGGCGCGCCTGCCGACCCTCGATGCCAGCGGCGGCGCCAGCCGTTCGCGCCTGTCCCGTGACCAGGACCCGCAAGGGCAGGGCGGGGCGTACAGCACCCTGCGCACGCTGGGTGTGAATTTCAATTACAACTTCGACCTCTGGGGCGGCCAGCGTGCCGCCTGGGAAGCCGCCCTGGGCCAGGCCCGCGCCGCCGAGATCGATCGCCAGGCCGCGCAACTGACCCTGGCCGCCGACGTGGCCCGGGCCTACAGCGACCTGGGCCAGGCCCACATCATTCATGATCTGGCGGCGGAAGACCTCAAGCGCACCCGGCAAATGCTCGACCTGAGCAAACGCCGCCTCAGCGCCGGGATCGACAGCGAGTACCAGTTCCAGCAGACCGAAAGCCTGGAAGCCAGCGCCGATGCAACGTTGATCGACGCCGAAAAACGCCTGCAAAGCGCCAAGATCGCCCTGGCGGTGCTGTTGGGCAAGGGCCCGGACCGTGGCAGTGAAATCGCCCGGCCCAACGTGCTGCAGTCGAGCGCGGTTGCCTTGCCGTCGAACCTGCCGGCCGAGTTGCTGGGCCGTCGTCCGGACCTCGTGGCAGCCCGTTGGCGGGTCGAGGCGGCGAGCAAGGACATCGAGGCCGGCAAGACCAATTTCTACCCCAACCTCAACCTGAGCGCGGCGGCGGGGGTACGGTCGCTACTGGGCGATGCGATGTTCGGCTCGCCCAGCCGTTTCTTCAACGTGGCGCCGACGGTGTCGCTGCCGATCTTCGATGGCGGCCGCTTGCGGGCGGACCTGGATGCCCGGGACGCCGATTACGACCTGGCGGTGGCGCAATACAACAAGAGCCTGGTCACGGCCCTTGGGGATGTCAGCGACACCATCAACCAATTGCGTGACATCGCTCGCCAGATCGGCGCCCAGCAACATGCCACTGATATCGCACAGAGCTCCTACGACACGGTGGTCCAGCGCTACGGCTCGGGCATCGGTAATTACCTGGACGTGCTGAGCATCGAGCAGCAATTGCTCCAGGCCCAGCGTCAACTGGCGAACCTGAATGCCGAGCAGATCGATTTGTCGATCCAACTGATGCAGGCCCTGGGCGGTGGTTTCGAAGCCCAAACCCTGGCGGCGGCCACGCCGGCCCCAGCCACGCCGAATAACTGA
- a CDS encoding MarR family transcriptional regulator: protein MKHFTPDNFRNCHLGMLLGRTALLKDRIIDTHMEPVGITAAQFKVLIIMAQYGIETPAELCRYLSLDSGSMTRMLDRLEQKGFLARERSAQDRRQVRLVLTDAGQALADRLPFIGAEAMNQLAGAISPEELQTLEQILKKILLAAGDPITVSRMGEKSEA from the coding sequence ATGAAGCATTTCACCCCAGACAACTTTCGCAATTGCCATCTCGGCATGCTGCTCGGCCGTACCGCGCTGCTCAAGGACCGGATCATCGACACCCACATGGAACCCGTCGGCATCACCGCCGCGCAGTTCAAGGTGTTGATCATCATGGCCCAGTACGGCATCGAGACGCCGGCCGAGCTGTGTCGTTACCTGTCTTTGGACAGCGGCTCGATGACGCGGATGCTCGATCGCCTGGAGCAGAAAGGTTTCCTGGCCCGTGAACGCTCCGCCCAGGATCGCCGGCAAGTGCGCCTGGTGTTGACCGACGCCGGCCAGGCCCTCGCCGATCGCCTGCCGTTTATCGGTGCCGAGGCCATGAACCAGTTGGCCGGCGCCATCAGCCCCGAGGAGCTGCAAACCCTCGAACAGATCCTCAAGAAAATTCTGCTCGCCGCCGGTGACCCTATCACCGTGTCGCGAATGGGGGAAAAAAGTGAAGCGTAA
- a CDS encoding autotransporter assembly complex family protein — protein sequence MNLSGRMTSGALLLSLSCVALANSELEVRVKPSNDELKANVEGYIGGVGDRDEEALLRFSRGAEEQARKAAQALGYYQPQIDSEVKGGKDPRLVLTIDPGEPVHLRNVTVRIDGPAASLKAFRVPSNAALKPGAVLNHGRYEDAKRVIQNQASRYGFFSGHFTRQKLLVDPQAGIADIELIYDSGPRYALGPVSFEGDTPFDEDLLQRMVPFKAGTAYDSELIAELNQALQSSGYFEGVRVDAAPTAATDNVIPVAVKLDTRKPRTMGLGLGFSTDVGPRAKANWTRHWVNPQGHSYGWEAEVSAPRQNVGLWYDVPLDPPLTDKMRYAGGYQYEELAGTDSLSKLLTLGPEWHSKLPSGWQRVVSLKWQREEYRLGDDAGLSTLLMPGVSYSYLRSDNRIDPHNGYRLQFDTKVAKEGLGSDNNLIYGTAMVKGLTTVFDKHRLLARAQIGGSATNGYKSVPPSLRFFAGGDQSVRGYDYQSLSPENAEGDRIGGRYMVAGSLEYQYSIAEKWRVATFIDQGNSFNRLELPSLKTGVGVGVRWVSPVGPIRLDLAHAMDDDGGIRLHFSMGPEL from the coding sequence ATGAACCTCTCAGGAAGAATGACCAGTGGCGCGCTCTTGCTGTCCCTCAGCTGCGTGGCGCTGGCAAACAGTGAATTGGAAGTACGGGTCAAGCCGTCCAACGATGAACTCAAGGCCAACGTAGAAGGTTACATCGGTGGCGTGGGGGATCGTGACGAGGAGGCCTTGCTGCGCTTCAGCCGTGGCGCCGAGGAGCAGGCGCGCAAGGCTGCCCAGGCGCTGGGCTACTACCAGCCGCAGATCGACAGTGAGGTCAAGGGCGGCAAGGACCCACGCCTGGTGCTGACCATCGACCCCGGCGAGCCTGTGCATTTGCGCAACGTCACCGTGCGCATTGATGGCCCGGCGGCATCGCTCAAAGCCTTTCGCGTACCCAGCAACGCCGCCCTCAAGCCCGGCGCGGTGCTCAATCATGGGCGCTACGAAGACGCCAAGCGAGTCATCCAGAACCAGGCCTCGCGCTATGGTTTTTTCAGCGGGCATTTCACCCGGCAGAAACTCTTGGTGGACCCCCAGGCGGGCATCGCCGACATCGAGCTGATCTACGACAGCGGTCCGCGCTATGCCCTCGGCCCGGTGAGTTTTGAGGGCGACACGCCGTTCGACGAAGACCTGCTGCAGCGCATGGTGCCGTTCAAGGCCGGCACGGCGTACGACTCCGAACTCATTGCAGAGCTCAACCAGGCCCTGCAATCGAGCGGCTATTTCGAAGGCGTGCGCGTGGATGCCGCACCCACCGCCGCCACCGATAACGTGATCCCGGTGGCGGTCAAGCTCGATACGCGCAAGCCGCGCACCATGGGCCTGGGCCTGGGCTTTTCCACCGACGTCGGGCCCAGGGCCAAAGCCAACTGGACGCGCCACTGGGTCAACCCCCAGGGCCACAGCTATGGCTGGGAAGCGGAAGTGTCGGCGCCTCGACAGAACGTCGGCCTGTGGTACGACGTGCCACTGGACCCGCCGCTGACCGACAAGATGCGCTACGCCGGTGGTTATCAATATGAAGAACTGGCCGGCACCGACAGTCTCAGCAAACTGCTCACCCTGGGCCCGGAATGGCACAGCAAGTTGCCCAGCGGCTGGCAGCGGGTGGTGTCGCTCAAATGGCAGCGCGAGGAGTACCGCCTCGGTGATGATGCGGGCTTGAGCACGCTGCTGATGCCGGGCGTGAGTTATTCCTACCTGCGCAGCGACAACCGCATCGACCCGCACAACGGCTACCGTTTGCAGTTCGACACCAAGGTTGCCAAGGAAGGGCTGGGTTCGGACAACAACCTTATCTATGGCACCGCCATGGTCAAGGGCCTGACCACGGTGTTCGACAAGCATCGCTTGCTGGCGCGGGCGCAGATCGGCGGCAGCGCCACCAATGGCTACAAATCCGTCCCGCCGTCCCTGCGTTTTTTTGCCGGTGGTGACCAGAGCGTGCGGGGCTATGACTATCAGAGCCTGTCACCGGAGAACGCCGAGGGCGACCGTATCGGTGGTCGTTACATGGTCGCCGGCAGCCTCGAGTATCAATATTCAATCGCGGAAAAATGGCGGGTGGCGACGTTCATCGACCAGGGCAACTCGTTTAACCGCCTCGAGCTGCCGAGCCTCAAGACCGGCGTGGGCGTCGGCGTGCGCTGGGTTTCGCCGGTGGGTCCGATCCGCCTCGACCTGGCCCATGCGATGGACGACGACGGTGGCATCCGATTGCACTTTTCCATGGGGCCTGAGCTGTGA
- a CDS encoding translocation/assembly module TamB domain-containing protein, with protein MTRGLKITLLAFAGVLAAVVLALSVVLGTGFGSRWALGLVPGLTVENFQGRLGGQWSADRLLWQQDASRVEVDRLIFAWSPMCLARMTLCIEQLKADQVALQLPASADEPSSGPISLPDLDLPFAIELGDVQVGSLSFNGSEQLKGLQLVAHWTAEGMQIDSVQLQRDELSLKLSGLLKPGGDWPLNAEGRLTLPAPGATPWALDLKVDGNLLKTLNLKADSSGYLQGQLSGELQPLADNLPAKVRISADGFKASAELPDTLLLNQLELTGEGDLKNGYQLLGKATLPAEKGPVALLLQGTVDANGAQIAGLDLDAGDQQSLKLSGQLDWREGLHAEAKVAWLDFPWHRLYPLIDEPQVTLRSFNGEVSYTDGQYLGNFQAALDGPAGAFSLESPFSGDLTQIHLPQLRLAAGQGKAEGHLSLQFAEGIAWDTALQLSAINPAYWLGELPGTLAGPLRSQGAMKNDRLELDADLDLKGKLRGQPAVFQAKASGAGEQWKLSSLDIRLGDNRINGSASLQEKLIGQIDIKLARLAQLWPQLRGQVVGRVDVAGTLKAPQGKLGLQGTQLAFQDNRLQSLNLDATLDSAQRGKLDLKASGIRVGETSLGVLTVSGQGDIKQQKINLDLQGPQLDTTLALDGALDQGNWRGRLATGDVQAGGQAWRLQAPAKLERLADGTLNVGAHCWRSFDASLCGEDQRLMPEPKLRYHLKQFPIESLAQWMPKDFAWQGRLNADLQLDLPASGPNGRVLVDASGGTLRVRDKEGDKAQWLDFPYQTLTLNSRLTPKRIDTDLNFVGAKLGELMLQAQINPLPASKPLSGSFRLTGLDLSVARPFVPMVETLTGHLNGSGTLSGGLLAPQVNGNLVLSDGEVSGPELPVSLEALQMRATITGEAVQLNGNWKSGKNGQGSLNGNIGWGDALTMNLALKGSQLPVTVEPYAVLDVAPDLNITLQGERLSIAGKVLVPKGEITIRELPPSTVKVSDDTVIVGHQTEEGKAPVAMAMDVDVIVGQDKLAFSGFGLTANVQGQVHIGDNMDTRGELWLNDGRYRAYGQRLTVRRARLLFAGPIDQPYLDIEAIRQTDDVIAGIRLSGSAEQPTTQIFSEPAMSQEQALSYLVLGRPLSTTGEDNNMLAQAALGLGLMGSSGVTTSLANNLGIEDFQLDTQGSGNATSVVASGNLSEKLSLRYGVGVFEPANTIALRYKLSKKVYLEAASGVASSLDIFYKRDF; from the coding sequence GTGACGCGTGGTTTGAAGATAACGCTGCTGGCGTTCGCCGGGGTGCTGGCGGCGGTCGTGCTGGCCTTGAGCGTTGTGCTGGGCACGGGATTCGGCAGTCGCTGGGCGCTCGGCCTGGTGCCGGGGCTGACCGTGGAGAATTTCCAGGGCCGGTTGGGCGGGCAGTGGAGCGCCGATCGCCTGCTGTGGCAGCAGGACGCCAGTCGGGTGGAGGTGGATCGGCTGATATTCGCCTGGTCGCCAATGTGCCTGGCACGCATGACCTTGTGCATCGAACAGCTCAAGGCCGACCAGGTCGCCTTGCAATTGCCAGCCTCTGCCGATGAACCGAGCAGCGGCCCGATCAGCTTGCCGGACCTGGATTTGCCATTCGCCATCGAACTGGGCGACGTGCAGGTCGGCAGCCTGTCGTTCAACGGCAGCGAGCAGCTCAAGGGCCTGCAATTGGTTGCCCACTGGACCGCCGAGGGCATGCAGATCGATTCGGTGCAATTGCAGCGCGATGAGCTGAGCCTGAAACTGTCCGGCCTGCTGAAGCCGGGCGGCGACTGGCCGTTGAATGCCGAGGGCCGGTTGACCTTGCCGGCGCCGGGCGCCACGCCCTGGGCGCTGGACCTGAAAGTCGACGGCAACCTGCTCAAGACCCTCAACCTCAAGGCCGACAGCAGTGGTTACCTGCAAGGCCAGTTGAGCGGTGAACTGCAACCGCTGGCGGACAACCTGCCCGCCAAGGTGCGCATCAGCGCCGACGGCTTCAAGGCCAGTGCCGAGCTGCCCGACACGTTGTTGCTCAATCAGCTGGAATTGACCGGCGAAGGTGATCTGAAGAACGGCTATCAACTGCTCGGCAAGGCGACGCTGCCCGCCGAAAAAGGGCCGGTGGCGTTGTTGCTGCAAGGCACGGTGGACGCCAATGGCGCTCAGATCGCCGGCCTGGATCTGGATGCCGGCGATCAGCAAAGCCTGAAACTCAGCGGCCAATTGGACTGGCGCGAAGGCCTGCACGCCGAAGCGAAAGTCGCCTGGCTGGATTTCCCCTGGCATCGCCTCTATCCGCTGATCGACGAGCCACAGGTGACGTTGCGCAGCTTCAACGGCGAAGTCTCCTACACCGATGGCCAATACCTGGGTAACTTCCAGGCTGCGCTGGACGGACCCGCCGGAGCCTTCAGCCTGGAGAGCCCGTTCAGCGGCGACCTGACGCAAATCCACTTACCGCAGCTCAGGCTCGCGGCGGGGCAGGGCAAGGCCGAAGGGCACCTGAGCCTGCAATTTGCCGAGGGCATTGCCTGGGACACGGCGCTGCAACTGTCGGCCATCAACCCGGCGTATTGGCTTGGCGAGCTGCCCGGGACCCTCGCCGGGCCGTTGCGCAGCCAAGGGGCGATGAAGAACGACCGCCTCGAGCTCGACGCGGACCTGGACCTCAAGGGCAAACTGCGTGGCCAACCCGCGGTGTTCCAGGCCAAGGCCAGCGGCGCTGGCGAGCAGTGGAAGCTCAGCTCGCTGGATATTCGCCTGGGGGATAACCGCATCAACGGCAGTGCCAGCCTGCAAGAGAAACTGATCGGCCAGATCGACATCAAGCTCGCCCGCCTGGCTCAGCTCTGGCCGCAATTGCGCGGCCAAGTCGTCGGCCGTGTCGATGTGGCCGGCACGCTCAAGGCCCCCCAAGGCAAGCTTGGCCTGCAAGGTACGCAACTGGCCTTCCAGGACAACCGCCTGCAAAGCCTGAACCTGGACGCGACCCTCGACAGCGCCCAGCGCGGCAAGCTCGACCTCAAGGCCAGCGGCATCCGCGTCGGCGAAACGTCGCTGGGCGTGTTGACCGTCAGCGGGCAGGGCGACATCAAGCAGCAAAAAATCAACCTGGACCTGCAAGGGCCGCAGCTCGACACGACCCTGGCCCTCGATGGCGCGCTCGACCAGGGCAATTGGCGCGGGCGCCTGGCCACCGGCGACGTGCAGGCCGGCGGTCAAGCCTGGCGCCTGCAAGCCCCGGCGAAACTGGAGCGCCTGGCCGATGGCACGCTTAATGTCGGCGCTCATTGCTGGCGTTCCTTTGATGCCAGCCTGTGCGGTGAAGACCAACGGCTGATGCCGGAGCCGAAGCTGCGCTATCACCTCAAGCAATTCCCCATCGAAAGCCTGGCCCAGTGGATGCCCAAGGATTTTGCCTGGCAGGGTCGGCTCAACGCGGACCTGCAACTGGACCTGCCGGCCAGCGGCCCGAATGGCCGGGTCCTGGTGGACGCCAGCGGCGGTACTTTGCGGGTTCGGGACAAGGAGGGCGATAAGGCGCAATGGCTGGACTTTCCCTACCAGACCCTCACGCTCAACAGTCGCCTGACCCCCAAGCGCATCGACACCGACCTGAACTTCGTCGGCGCCAAGCTCGGCGAACTGATGCTGCAGGCGCAGATCAACCCGCTACCGGCCAGCAAACCCTTGAGCGGCTCGTTCCGCCTGACCGGCCTGGACCTGTCCGTGGCCCGGCCATTCGTGCCGATGGTGGAAACCCTCACCGGTCATCTGAACGGCAGCGGGACCTTGTCCGGTGGTTTGCTCGCGCCCCAGGTCAACGGCAACCTGGTGCTCAGCGACGGCGAAGTGTCTGGCCCGGAACTGCCGGTCAGCCTCGAAGCCTTGCAGATGCGGGCAACGATTACCGGCGAAGCGGTGCAGCTCAATGGCAATTGGAAAAGTGGCAAGAACGGGCAAGGCAGCCTGAACGGCAACATCGGCTGGGGCGATGCCCTGACCATGAACCTGGCCCTCAAGGGCTCGCAACTGCCGGTCACCGTCGAGCCTTATGCGGTGCTCGACGTGGCGCCCGACCTCAACATCACCCTGCAGGGTGAGCGGCTTTCCATTGCCGGCAAGGTCCTGGTGCCCAAAGGCGAGATCACCATCCGCGAGCTGCCGCCGTCCACGGTCAAGGTCTCGGATGACACGGTGATCGTCGGCCACCAGACCGAAGAGGGCAAGGCGCCGGTGGCCATGGCGATGGACGTCGACGTGATCGTTGGCCAGGACAAACTCGCGTTCTCGGGTTTCGGTCTGACCGCCAACGTGCAGGGCCAGGTTCACATCGGCGACAACATGGACACCCGCGGCGAGCTCTGGCTCAACGACGGTCGCTATCGGGCCTACGGGCAACGGCTGACGGTGCGACGGGCCCGGCTGCTGTTCGCCGGGCCCATCGACCAGCCCTACCTGGACATCGAAGCGATCCGCCAGACCGATGACGTGATCGCCGGCATCCGCTTGAGCGGCAGCGCCGAGCAACCGACCACGCAAATCTTCTCGGAACCGGCCATGAGCCAGGAGCAGGCCTTGTCCTACCTGGTGCTGGGCCGACCGCTGAGCACCACCGGCGAGGACAACAACATGCTCGCGCAGGCGGCGCTGGGCCTGGGCTTGATGGGCAGTTCGGGCGTGACCACCAGCCTGGCCAATAACCTGGGGATCGAGGATTTCCAGCTCGACACCCAGGGCAGCGGTAACGCCACCAGCGTGGTCGCCAGCGGCAACCTGTCGGAAAAACTCAGCCTGCGCTACGGCGTCGGCGTGTTCGAACCGGCCAACACCATCGCCCTGCGCTACAAGCTCAGCAAGAAGGTCTACCTCGAAGCCGCCAGCGGCGTCGCCAGCTCGCTGGACATCTTCTACAAGCGCGATTTCTAG
- a CDS encoding phosphate ABC transporter substrate-binding/OmpA family protein, with translation MRLRVVFFIGLWLPFMVSAGSLPVPEQGPALRLQGSNTIGAALGPALVRGLMEDQGLLRVSSEITGRDNEQRIVGQTVDGRRVEVDIAAHGSSTGFAALKQGNADLAASSRPIKDSELKELSSLGDLKSPTAEQVIAIDGVAIILHPQNPLRQLDTVQLARIFSGEAKTWETVGSLGGPIHLYARDEQSGTYDTFKELVLSRQGKRLDPSARRFESSEQLSDAVSQDPQGIGFIGLPYIRQAKALAIVDGDSQPMLPLNNLIATEDYPLSRRLFFYLPPRETNPWATALVEFTQSDQGQAIVAANGFIAQTVQAMAVTPNALMPEGYQALSRHAQRLTVNFRFEEGSASLDNKAHQDLGRVLDYIKQHGKTDRRVTLVGFGDAKDDPARADLLSKLRAMAVRRELVRYGVALREVRGFGALMPVAANNEDEGRIRNRRVEVWVY, from the coding sequence ATGCGGCTGCGCGTTGTCTTTTTCATCGGCCTCTGGCTGCCGTTCATGGTATCGGCCGGCAGTTTGCCCGTTCCCGAACAGGGCCCGGCCCTGCGCCTCCAGGGCTCCAACACCATCGGCGCAGCGCTCGGGCCGGCCCTGGTCAGGGGCTTGATGGAAGATCAGGGGCTGCTCAGGGTCAGCAGCGAAATCACCGGTCGCGACAACGAGCAGCGCATCGTCGGCCAGACCGTAGACGGCCGGCGGGTGGAAGTGGACATCGCGGCCCACGGCTCCAGCACCGGTTTCGCCGCCCTCAAGCAGGGCAACGCCGACCTGGCCGCCTCTTCGCGACCAATCAAGGACAGCGAGCTGAAGGAACTGTCGTCCCTGGGCGACCTGAAAAGTCCTACCGCCGAGCAGGTCATCGCCATTGATGGCGTGGCGATTATTCTTCATCCGCAGAACCCGCTGCGTCAGCTTGATACCGTGCAACTGGCGCGAATATTCAGTGGCGAGGCGAAAACCTGGGAAACCGTGGGCAGTCTCGGCGGCCCCATTCATCTCTATGCCCGGGATGAACAATCCGGCACCTACGATACCTTCAAGGAACTGGTCCTCAGCCGACAGGGCAAACGGCTGGATCCTTCAGCACGGCGCTTCGAATCCAGCGAACAGTTGTCCGACGCGGTCAGCCAGGACCCTCAGGGCATCGGTTTCATCGGTTTGCCCTACATTCGCCAGGCCAAGGCACTGGCGATTGTCGACGGTGATTCCCAACCCATGTTGCCGTTGAACAACCTGATCGCCACCGAAGACTATCCCTTGTCTCGTCGGCTGTTCTTCTACTTGCCCCCTCGGGAAACCAACCCGTGGGCCACGGCGCTGGTTGAGTTCACCCAAAGCGACCAGGGCCAGGCCATCGTCGCGGCCAATGGGTTCATCGCCCAGACCGTCCAGGCCATGGCCGTCACGCCGAATGCACTGATGCCCGAGGGTTACCAGGCCTTGAGCCGCCACGCCCAACGCTTGACCGTGAACTTCCGCTTCGAAGAAGGCAGCGCCAGCCTGGACAACAAGGCCCACCAGGACCTGGGCCGCGTGCTCGACTATATAAAGCAGCACGGCAAAACCGACCGGCGCGTGACACTGGTGGGGTTTGGCGACGCCAAGGACGATCCGGCGCGGGCCGACCTTCTGTCCAAACTACGGGCCATGGCGGTGCGGCGTGAACTGGTCAGATACGGCGTGGCGCTGCGCGAAGTGCGAGGGTTCGGCGCGCTGATGCCGGTGGCGGCCAATAATGAAGACGAAGGGCGGATCCGGAATCGGCGGGTGGAGGTTTGGGTCTACTGA
- the xthA gene encoding exodeoxyribonuclease III, whose translation MKIVSFNINGLRARPHQLAALIEKHQPDVIGLQETKVHDEQFPLAEVQALGYHVHYHGQKGHYGVALLSRQAPLSLYKGFEGDDEDAQRRFIWGTFADANGVPVTIMNGYFPQGESRDHPTKFPAKERFYSDLQQLLESRFSNDQPVVVMGDVNISPEDCDIGIGPDNMKRWLKTGKCSFLPEEREWMARLKNWGLVDSFRHLNPDVTDRFSWFDYRSRGFEDEPKRGLRIDLILTSHGLLPRVKDAGVDYELRGMEKPSDHAPIWLQLS comes from the coding sequence ATGAAGATCGTCTCCTTCAACATCAACGGGCTGCGCGCTCGTCCCCATCAGTTGGCGGCGCTGATCGAAAAGCACCAGCCGGATGTGATCGGGCTGCAGGAAACCAAGGTCCACGACGAACAATTCCCCCTGGCCGAGGTGCAGGCCCTGGGTTACCACGTTCATTACCATGGGCAAAAAGGTCACTACGGCGTCGCCCTGCTCTCCCGCCAGGCGCCGCTGAGCCTGTACAAAGGCTTCGAAGGCGATGACGAAGACGCTCAGCGGCGCTTCATCTGGGGCACCTTCGCCGATGCCAACGGCGTGCCGGTGACCATCATGAACGGTTATTTCCCACAAGGTGAAAGCCGCGACCACCCGACCAAATTCCCGGCCAAGGAACGTTTCTACAGCGATTTGCAGCAACTGCTGGAAAGCCGCTTCAGTAACGATCAACCGGTGGTGGTAATGGGTGACGTGAACATTTCCCCGGAAGACTGCGACATCGGCATCGGCCCGGACAACATGAAGCGCTGGCTGAAAACCGGCAAATGCAGCTTCCTGCCGGAAGAACGCGAATGGATGGCCCGCCTGAAGAACTGGGGCCTGGTAGACAGCTTCCGTCACCTGAACCCGGACGTCACCGACCGCTTCAGCTGGTTCGACTACCGCAGTCGCGGTTTTGAAGACGAGCCCAAGCGCGGCCTGCGCATCGACCTGATCCTCACCTCCCACGGCCTGCTGCCACGGGTCAAGGATGCCGGGGTGGACTATGAGCTGCGCGGCATGGAAAAACCGTCGGACCATGCGCCGATCTGGTTGCAGTTGAGCTAA
- a CDS encoding DUF6124 family protein, giving the protein MLPLGGEAAPKRIDPVFQRHRSRRFYDCCAAEREQAPSPHTESLLANLSETLASANAMPSDLAFDLEGSRRHIALGIQQLIELSGQMANRALDNVEAR; this is encoded by the coding sequence TTGCTCCCGCTGGGTGGCGAAGCCGCCCCAAAACGGATTGACCCGGTATTCCAGCGACACCGCAGCCGCCGGTTTTACGACTGCTGCGCAGCCGAGCGGGAGCAAGCTCCCTCGCCACACACCGAATCCCTGCTCGCCAACCTCAGCGAAACCCTGGCCTCGGCCAATGCCATGCCCAGCGACCTGGCTTTCGATCTGGAAGGCTCAAGGCGCCACATTGCGCTGGGTATCCAGCAATTGATCGAGTTGAGTGGGCAGATGGCAAACCGCGCGCTGGACAACGTCGAAGCGCGCTAG